The following proteins are co-located in the Sulfurospirillum deleyianum DSM 6946 genome:
- a CDS encoding HrcA family transcriptional regulator, with the protein MKKASKQELILESIIQAYLKSKAPIGSSELQMKMTLGLSPSTIRIYFKKLSDEGSLEQLHVSSGRVPTLSALRGYWEEKLDVTHPVKLKSIDTLKHVTHSHQLFCIVEPSTDLLFKEILVVDKRFLILVFDKHEVVLQYNNKVEHFLQRFIGCTMQELKDIAAQVGLYELHDKLLALFSHASLLREGDKVIYSIAHELQNDALIRTFQMLHFVKSIENGLYFDGFVPRGCMAIKQKAQLLDEESTVDLFCFGRIESDFETFFNQVKE; encoded by the coding sequence ATGAAAAAAGCTTCAAAACAAGAGTTGATTTTAGAATCGATTATTCAAGCATATCTAAAATCAAAAGCACCTATTGGCTCTTCTGAATTGCAGATGAAGATGACCTTAGGACTTTCCCCTTCTACGATTCGTATTTATTTTAAAAAACTTTCTGATGAGGGTTCTCTTGAACAGTTACATGTAAGCAGTGGTCGAGTTCCAACGCTGAGTGCCTTAAGAGGTTATTGGGAAGAGAAGCTTGATGTCACGCATCCTGTGAAATTAAAAAGCATTGATACCCTTAAACATGTGACACATTCCCATCAGCTTTTTTGTATTGTTGAACCGTCAACGGATCTTTTATTTAAAGAGATTCTTGTGGTTGATAAGCGTTTTTTAATTTTGGTTTTTGATAAGCATGAGGTTGTCTTGCAGTATAATAATAAGGTCGAGCATTTTTTACAGAGATTTATAGGATGTACGATGCAAGAGCTTAAAGATATCGCCGCTCAGGTGGGACTTTATGAGCTTCACGACAAGCTTTTAGCTCTTTTTTCACACGCTTCATTGTTGCGAGAGGGAGATAAGGTTATTTATTCCATTGCACATGAATTACAAAATGATGCATTGATTCGTACCTTTCAAATGCTTCATTTTGTAAAATCGATTGAAAATGGGCTCTATTTTGATGGGTTTGTTCCAAGAGGATGTATGGCGATTAAACAAAAGGCACAACTCCTTGATGAAGAATCAACGGTTGATCTTTTTTGTTTTGGACGAATTGAGAGTGATTTCGAAACATTTTTTAATCAAGTTAAGGAGTAG
- a CDS encoding DHH family phosphoesterase has product MNYKLHHLSHTDLDGYGCQMVSAHFFDSISFYNSNYGKEINECFNQILAQIQTSSFEKHVILITDLNLTMEQATEFQAKVNIAEKEILLLLLDHHKTGEECANTYEWYYLDSSRCATKITYDFFSALYGHNEALSHFVNVVNAVDIWLENDPHFELGKVCMGLVSSAKEVNKIMFPEENTQYIFSLLSQAQAFFTCKDAHIALDDAIHGIKKSYFKSNKNDTLSNLISAYNVRLLTQNKEKMQINYKEYKGILTYNIGNVSVIGNDFLSANPDFDFFMDVTSKKTISLRSSGKVDVSKIAAQIANGGGHHNASGGLLSNFKDAFIYDSIKSQVMNIIANKG; this is encoded by the coding sequence ATGAACTATAAACTACATCACCTCTCGCATACCGATTTGGATGGCTATGGCTGTCAAATGGTGAGTGCTCATTTTTTTGATTCAATCAGTTTTTACAACTCTAATTATGGCAAAGAAATTAACGAATGTTTTAATCAAATTTTAGCCCAAATACAAACCTCCTCTTTTGAAAAACATGTGATTCTTATTACCGACCTTAACCTAACGATGGAACAAGCCACAGAGTTTCAAGCCAAAGTAAATATTGCTGAAAAAGAGATACTTTTACTTCTCTTAGACCATCATAAAACAGGTGAAGAGTGCGCGAATACTTATGAATGGTATTACTTAGATTCCAGTCGCTGTGCCACTAAAATTACCTATGATTTTTTCAGTGCTCTTTATGGACACAATGAAGCCTTATCTCATTTTGTAAATGTGGTCAATGCTGTGGATATTTGGTTAGAAAATGACCCTCATTTTGAGTTAGGAAAAGTGTGTATGGGACTTGTAAGTAGTGCTAAAGAGGTCAATAAAATCATGTTTCCTGAAGAAAACACTCAGTATATTTTTTCTCTTCTCTCTCAAGCCCAAGCCTTCTTTACATGTAAAGATGCGCACATCGCTTTAGATGATGCCATCCATGGAATTAAAAAGAGCTACTTTAAGAGTAACAAAAATGACACCCTAAGCAATCTTATTTCTGCGTACAATGTTCGTTTATTAACCCAAAACAAAGAGAAAATGCAAATTAATTACAAAGAATATAAAGGGATATTGACCTATAACATTGGCAATGTATCTGTCATTGGCAATGACTTCCTAAGCGCTAACCCTGATTTTGATTTTTTTATGGATGTCACCTCTAAAAAGACCATTAGTTTACGCTCTAGCGGTAAAGTAGATGTCAGTAAAATCGCCGCACAAATCGCCAATGGTGGAGGACACCACAATGCAAGTGGCGGTCTTCTCAGCAATTTCAAAGACGCTTTTATCTATGATAGTATCAAATCTCAAGTGATGAATATCATCGCCAACAAAGGATAA
- a CDS encoding RrF2 family transcriptional regulator, protein MLLTKASEYALLSLIIIAQKNTPQDVDTLSTQLGLSKSFLAKILQSLAKEEILSSFKGAHGGFMLAKKPEEITLKMVVECAEKKQTVVFECSPSTQKCPGGKGDNCRVWPVLNKLQSKIDLFLDTMTLHDIINEN, encoded by the coding sequence ATGCTCTTAACCAAAGCGAGTGAATACGCACTACTATCATTAATTATTATCGCGCAGAAAAATACGCCTCAGGATGTCGATACCCTTTCAACGCAATTAGGACTTTCGAAAAGTTTTTTAGCTAAAATTCTTCAATCCCTTGCAAAAGAAGAGATACTCTCCTCTTTTAAAGGTGCTCATGGTGGTTTTATGCTTGCTAAAAAACCTGAAGAGATTACCCTAAAAATGGTCGTTGAATGTGCCGAAAAAAAACAAACCGTTGTGTTTGAATGCTCACCTTCAACACAAAAATGCCCTGGTGGCAAAGGAGATAATTGTCGTGTCTGGCCTGTTTTAAACAAATTACAGTCTAAAATTGACCTCTTTTTAGATACGATGACCCTTCACGATATTATTAATGAAAATTAA
- a CDS encoding helix-turn-helix domain-containing protein — translation MKTNDIFNLLHNAVESKFLGKKISQREMADKLGVSMRTYQDWRLGNSQPQAASAIFKMLGVLDEGDAIRLIKRIVTELKDENE, via the coding sequence ATGAAAACAAATGATATTTTCAATCTTCTTCATAATGCTGTCGAATCGAAATTTTTGGGCAAAAAGATTTCTCAGCGTGAGATGGCAGACAAACTTGGAGTTTCAATGCGAACCTATCAAGATTGGAGGCTTGGTAACTCTCAGCCACAAGCAGCATCGGCAATTTTTAAAATGCTGGGTGTTTTGGACGAGGGGGATGCGATTCGTTTGATTAAACGGATTGTGACTGAATTAAAGGATGAAAACGAATGA
- the cmoA gene encoding carboxy-S-adenosyl-L-methionine synthase CmoA, producing MDKVFTKPISKQFEFDEDVAIVFDDMLERSIPFYKEVLELTCKMICLHVKENARVVDLGCSTANTLLALHKMNKSYHLLGIDNAEAMLRIAQQKVHAYGAKIELQEADITQVALSHQDVIIANYMLQFIRPLQRGDFVRKIYDALNPDGLFLFSEKIVFDDKVLNKEMIDLYYAFKRTQGYSDFEIAQKREALENVLIPYTEEENKAMLKDIGFTTIETIFKWGNFATFIAKKG from the coding sequence ATGGATAAGGTCTTTACAAAACCCATTAGTAAACAGTTTGAGTTTGATGAGGATGTCGCCATCGTTTTTGATGATATGCTAGAGCGTTCCATTCCTTTTTACAAAGAAGTTTTAGAGCTTACATGTAAAATGATTTGTTTACATGTAAAAGAGAATGCGCGCGTCGTAGACCTTGGCTGTTCCACGGCAAATACCCTTCTTGCTCTGCATAAAATGAACAAAAGCTATCATCTCTTAGGGATTGATAATGCTGAGGCGATGTTGCGCATTGCACAGCAAAAAGTCCATGCGTATGGCGCAAAAATAGAGCTTCAAGAAGCAGATATTACGCAAGTAGCTCTTAGCCATCAAGATGTGATTATTGCTAATTATATGCTTCAATTTATTCGCCCTTTGCAACGAGGTGATTTTGTACGTAAAATTTATGACGCACTCAACCCTGATGGATTGTTTCTTTTTAGTGAAAAAATTGTCTTTGACGATAAAGTGCTTAATAAAGAGATGATTGATTTGTATTATGCGTTTAAGCGCACACAAGGGTATAGTGATTTTGAGATTGCGCAAAAAAGAGAAGCCCTAGAAAATGTTTTGATTCCTTACACCGAAGAAGAGAATAAAGCCATGCTGAAAGATATTGGTTTTACAACGATTGAGACCATTTTTAAGTGGGGAAATTTTGCGACATTTATAGCGAAAAAGGGGTAA
- the flhA gene encoding flagellar biosynthesis protein FlhA, translating to MAKNQNSLLAKVIPYLEPLIKAKDLTVVIFIVSILAIIIVPLPSPILDFFLVISLSVSVLIILISLYIPKPTDLTTFPTLILIITLFRLALNISTTRMILTNGHEGPDAVSEIISSFGQFVVGGNYVIGIVVFSILVLINFMVITKGSTRVAEVAARFTLDAMPGKQMAIDADLNAGLIDEKTARKRREDIIQEANFYGAMDGSSKFVKGDAVAGIIITIINIIGGFLIGSFQHDLDLAVSAQTYTILTIGDGLVSQLPALISSTATGIIITRANKADEQSFTDGAVEQLFGEYKTLLIVGFILIMFALVPGLPTLSLGFVGLLFLGLGYLGKQTAEGHFSLQKFFSQTPAAMQKAQQEAESKAQSAHAQKKSPEELRKEEENTLNDILKLEILELDLGYQLIKLADPAQGGDLLDRVKSMRRKIASDFGYLIPQVRIRDNLHLNPNHYQLLLKGIEIGSGEIYPDKFMAMDSGLTIDKVQGIPTKEPAFGLDAIWIDANAKEDAIIKGYTTVDPATVISTHLSELIKKYAEELLTRQEVQSLVDKLQKDYPVVVADCLKVANVGLIQKVLKALLHEKIPIKDLLTIVETISDVAEVTKNVTIIVEQVRAKLSRVITKQYKDENGILKLLTFNAATEQKLLDALRERDGIRDLILNIGQINTLVKACSDEATKLLHKGIAPVVIIVDPLLRKSLSDIFEKFGLDIVVLSHAEIDSSSKFEVMGSIEIDKL from the coding sequence TTGGCAAAAAATCAAAATTCACTTCTTGCAAAGGTTATTCCTTATTTAGAACCTTTAATTAAGGCTAAAGACTTAACCGTTGTCATCTTTATTGTCTCTATTCTAGCCATCATTATTGTCCCATTACCTAGTCCTATACTTGATTTTTTTCTTGTCATTTCACTTTCCGTTTCGGTTTTAATTATTTTGATTTCACTTTATATACCAAAACCAACCGATTTAACGACATTTCCAACGCTTATTTTGATTATTACGCTTTTTAGACTTGCCTTAAATATCTCAACGACCCGTATGATTTTAACCAATGGTCATGAAGGTCCCGATGCGGTGAGTGAGATTATTTCTAGTTTTGGACAGTTCGTTGTCGGTGGTAATTATGTTATTGGTATTGTTGTTTTTTCAATTCTCGTTTTAATCAATTTCATGGTTATTACCAAAGGTTCAACCCGTGTTGCAGAAGTTGCTGCACGTTTTACCCTTGATGCGATGCCTGGAAAGCAAATGGCGATTGATGCGGATTTAAATGCAGGACTCATTGATGAAAAAACCGCGCGTAAACGCCGTGAAGATATTATTCAAGAAGCTAACTTTTACGGAGCCATGGATGGTTCGAGTAAGTTTGTTAAAGGTGATGCTGTTGCAGGTATTATTATTACCATCATTAATATCATTGGTGGTTTTCTTATTGGATCCTTTCAGCACGATTTAGATTTGGCTGTCAGTGCCCAAACCTATACGATTTTAACCATTGGCGATGGTCTGGTCTCACAACTTCCTGCACTGATTAGCTCCACCGCCACAGGTATTATCATCACCCGTGCCAATAAAGCAGATGAGCAAAGTTTCACCGATGGCGCTGTTGAACAACTTTTTGGAGAGTACAAAACCCTTCTCATTGTTGGCTTTATCTTGATTATGTTTGCGCTGGTTCCAGGACTTCCAACCCTCTCCTTAGGCTTTGTAGGCTTACTCTTTTTGGGGCTTGGATATCTTGGTAAACAGACGGCTGAGGGGCATTTTTCATTACAAAAATTCTTCTCACAAACACCTGCTGCGATGCAAAAAGCACAACAAGAAGCCGAAAGTAAAGCGCAAAGTGCACACGCTCAGAAGAAAAGTCCTGAAGAATTACGCAAAGAGGAAGAAAATACCCTCAATGACATCTTAAAACTTGAAATCCTAGAACTTGATTTGGGCTATCAACTCATTAAATTAGCAGACCCTGCTCAAGGGGGCGATTTATTAGACCGTGTGAAGAGTATGCGTCGCAAAATTGCTTCTGATTTTGGGTATTTGATTCCACAGGTGCGCATTCGTGATAATTTGCATCTAAATCCAAATCATTACCAATTATTACTCAAAGGCATTGAAATTGGTAGCGGGGAAATTTATCCCGATAAATTTATGGCAATGGACAGTGGTTTAACCATCGACAAAGTACAAGGTATCCCTACCAAAGAACCTGCATTTGGTTTGGATGCTATTTGGATTGATGCCAATGCTAAAGAAGATGCCATTATAAAAGGATACACCACAGTTGATCCTGCAACGGTTATTTCAACCCATTTAAGTGAGCTCATTAAAAAGTATGCCGAGGAGCTTCTCACCCGTCAAGAAGTTCAAAGCCTTGTCGATAAACTCCAAAAAGATTATCCTGTGGTGGTTGCAGATTGTCTTAAAGTAGCAAATGTCGGACTCATTCAAAAAGTACTTAAGGCACTCTTACATGAAAAAATACCGATTAAAGACCTTTTAACGATTGTGGAGACGATTAGTGATGTCGCAGAAGTCACTAAAAACGTGACCATCATTGTGGAGCAAGTTCGTGCAAAACTCTCTCGGGTTATTACCAAACAATACAAAGATGAAAATGGCATTTTAAAACTCCTCACGTTCAATGCTGCAACCGAGCAAAAGTTGCTTGATGCCCTAAGAGAACGTGATGGAATACGAGATTTGATTTTAAATATTGGACAAATCAATACCCTCGTTAAAGCATGTAGCGATGAAGCAACCAAACTTTTGCATAAAGGCATTGCGCCTGTTGTAATTATCGTTGATCCACTGCTACGTAAGTCGCTCTCCGATATTTTCGAAAAATTTGGTCTTGATATTGTTGTGCTCTCACACGCAGAAATTGATTCAAGCTCAAAATTTGAAGTGATGGGCTCCATCGAAATCGACAAACTCTAA
- the rpsO gene encoding 30S ribosomal protein S15, whose protein sequence is MALGSAQKQAIVSQFGRKEGDTGSPEVQIALLSKRISDLTEHLKSNKKDHSSRLGLLKLVGQRKRLMQYLKRKDFVTYSKIIKELSIRDK, encoded by the coding sequence ATGGCTTTAGGTTCGGCGCAAAAACAAGCAATTGTTAGTCAATTTGGCAGAAAAGAGGGAGACACAGGTTCTCCAGAAGTACAAATCGCTCTTCTTTCTAAAAGAATCAGTGATTTAACAGAACATCTTAAGAGTAATAAAAAAGATCACTCTTCACGATTAGGACTTCTTAAACTCGTTGGTCAACGTAAACGATTGATGCAATATCTTAAACGTAAAGATTTTGTTACATACAGCAAAATCATTAAAGAGCTTTCTATTAGAGATAAATAG